Proteins from a single region of Oreochromis niloticus isolate F11D_XX linkage group LG7, O_niloticus_UMD_NMBU, whole genome shotgun sequence:
- the kcnt1a gene encoding potassium channel subfamily T member 2 isoform X1 — MASASSEEQGVHSFLADHPPMQLIQEDDFAKGDSTPTTAALQSDGSAGSPAKMCSECYVNQSFVNDDGSVNDHKPRSSPAPLQTKNSSRSTGVILDISTLKMEQLESEVPPLPPRFRFRDLLLGDQSFPNDDRVQVEFYVNENTFKERLKLFFIKNQRSSLRIRVFNFSLKLLTCLLYIIRVMTDNPAQSAGASHSAAQQNAPSGNNKCVDCQWNGSVQDREINWELIFWVDRKVPVWAIQVIVAIISFLETMLLMYLSYKGNIWEQIFQVSFLLEMINTVPFIITIFWPSIRNIFIPVFLNCWLAKCALENMINDVHRAIQRTNSAMFNQVLILICTLLCLVFTGTCGIQHLERAGKNLSLFTSFYFCIVTFSTVGFGDVTPRIWPSQLLVVIMICVALVVLPLQFEELIYLWMERQKSGGNYSRHRAQTEKHVVLCVSALKIDLLMDFLNEFYAHPRLQDYYVVILCPTEMDLQVRRVLQIPLWSQRVIYLQGSVLKDQDLLRAKMDDAEACFILSSRNEVDRMAADHQTILRAWAVKDFAPNCPLYVQILKPENKFHVKFADHVVCEEEFKYAMLALNCVCPATSTLVTLLVHTSRGREGQQSPEQWQRMYGCCSGNEVYHIKVCDSKFFGEYNGKSFTYASFHAHKKYGVCLIGIKREDNKSILLNPGPRHIMASTDTCYYINITKEENSAFIFNQEEKKGGPAGGLFDGPSQLPVHSIIASMGTVAMDLQNTTPPDASVGKLVPPTVNGAGSRRPSIAPVQELADSASILPCDLLSDQSEDDSVFTDEKGHSSTEYVKGYPPNSPYIGSSPTLCHLLAEKAPFCCLRLDQGCRHNSFEDAKAYGFKNKLIIVSAETAGNGLYNFIVPLRAYYRPRKELNPIVLLLDNPPDNHFLEAICCFPMVYYMAGSIDNLDSLLQCGIIYADNLVVVDKESTMSAEEDYMADAKTIVNVQTMFRLFPSLSIITELTHPSNMRFMQFRAKDCYSLALSKLEKKERDKGSNLAFMFRLPFAAGRVFSISMLDTLLYQSFVKDYMILIARLLLGLDTTPGSGYLCAMKVKEEDLWIGTYGRLFQKLCSSSAEIPIGIYRTESHIFCTSESQVSVSVDDCEDTKDKGDESRNNDPSDHPLLRKKSMQWARRLSKKSVRWQGASRDSSKENAQRIAQQRLNLYRRSEREELSELVRNRMRHLGLPTSGYDDLTNLTASDVMNRVNLGYLQDEQNDHQNTLSYVLINPSPDTRLELNDVVYLIRSDPLAHVPEEPPVHSSSLKERHESSMDTREDTQL; from the exons GAGTGCACTCCTTTTTGGCAGATCACCCTCCGATGCAATTAATCCAGGAAGACGACTTCGCCAAGGGAGACTCAACGCCGACCACCGCAGCACTCCAGTCCGACGGCAGCGCCGGATCTCCGGCCAAAATGTGCAGTGAATGTTACGTGAATCAGTCATTTGTGAACGATGACGGGAGCGTGAACGACCACAAGCCACG CTCATCCCCAGCCCCACTCCAGACCAAAAACAGCAGCCGCAGTACTGGGGTTATCTTAGACATCTCTACCCTCAAGATGGAGCAGCTAGAGAGCGAGGTGCCTCCTCTGCCGCCCCGTTTCCGCTTCAGAGACCTTCTTCTTGGGGACCAGAGCTTCCCGAATGATGACAG GGTGCAGGTAGAGTTTTATGTGAATGAAAACACCTTCAAGGAGCGCCTGAAGCTTTTCTTCATCAAAAATCAAAGATCAA GCCTCAGGATTCGTGTGTTCAACTTCTCCCTGAAGCTGCTCACCTGTCTGCTGTACATCATCAGAGTGATGACAGACAACCCCGCTCAGAGCGCAGGCGCCAGCCACAGCGCCGCGCAGCAAAACGCTCCCAGTGGCAACAACAAAtg TGTCGACTGTCAGTGGAACGGTTCAGTGCAGGACAGAGAAATTAACTG GGAGTTGATCTTCTGGGTGGATAGGAAGGTTCCTGTCTGGGCCATTCAA GTGATTGTGGCCATCATTAGTTTCCTGGAGACTATGTTACTAATGTATCTGAGTTACAAG gGGAACATTTGGGAGCAGATATTCCAGGTGTCCTTTCTTCTGGAGATGATCAACACAGTTCCCTTCATCATTACG ATTTTCTGGCCCTCGATAAGGAACATTTTCATTCCTGTGTTTCTCAACTGCTGGCTGGCCAAATGTGCTTTGGAGAATATGATC AACGATGTCCATCGAGCGATCCAGAGGACCAACTCAGCCATGTTTAACCAGGTCCTCATTCTGATCTGCACCCTGCTCTGCCTCGTCTTCACTGG CACGTGTGGGATTCAGCACCTGGAACGAGCAGGCAAAAACCTCTCCCTCTTCACTTCGTTCTACTTCTGCATTGTCACCTTCTCCACTGTGGGCTTCGGAGATGTGACTCCCCGCATATGGCCTTCCCAGTTACTGGTAGTCATCATGATCTGCGTGGCCCTGGTGGTGCTGCCTCTTCAG TTTGAAGAGCTGATCTACCTGTGGATGGAGAGACAGAAGTCTGGGGGGAATTACAGCCGCCACAGagcacagacagagaaacaTGTTGTGCTGTGTGTCAGCGCACTCAAAATAGACCTGCTCATGGATTTTCTCAATGAATTCTACGCTCATCCACGACTGCAG GATTACTATGTGGTGATCCTGTGCCCAACTGAAATGGACCTCCAGGTGCGAAGGGTGCTGCAGATCCCTCTGTGGTCTCAAAGAGTCATCTATCTGCAAGGGTCTGTCCTCAAAGATCAGGATCTGCTTAGAGCCAA AATGGATGATGCAGAGGCTTGTTTCATATTGAGCAGTCGTAACGAGGTGGATCGCATGGCTGCG GACCATCAGACCATCCTAAGAGCTTGGGCAGTGAAAGACTTTGCTCCAAATTGTCCCCTATATGTCCAGATACTCAAACCTGAAAATAAGTTCCATGTTAAATTCGCAG ATCATGTTGTTTGCGAGGAAGAGTTCAAGTACGCCATGCTGGCTCTCAACTGTGTTTGCCCTGCCACCTCCACTTTGGTCACACTCCTTGTACACACTTCCCGTGGACG AGAAGGACAGCAATCCCCGGAGCAGTGGCAGAGGATGTATGGATGTTGCTCCGGCAACGAGGTCTACCACATCAAAGTGTGTGACAGCAAGTTCTTTGGAGAGTACAATGGCAAAAGCTTCACATATGCCTCCTTTCATGCTCACAAGAA GTATGGTGTTTGTCTGATTGGTATAAAGAGGGAAGACAACAAGAGCATCCTGTTAAACCCTGGGCCACGCCACATCATGGCTTCTACAGACACCTGCTACTACATCAACATCACCAAGGAGGAAAACTCAGCCTTCATCTTCAACCAGGAGGAGAAGAAGGGTGGTCCTGCTGGGGGACTCTTTGATGGGCCTTCACAGCTTCCTGTCCACAGCATCATTGCCAGCATGg GTACGGTTGCCATGGATCTTCAGAATACAACCCCTCCTGACGCTTCAGTAGGTAAACTGGTCCCACCTACAGTAAATGGAGCTGGAAGCCGTAGGCCGAGCATTGCTCCGGTTCAGGAATTAGCAGACTCTGCCTCAATCTTGCCATGTGATCTGctaagtgaccaatcagaagatGACTCAGTCTTCACAGATGAAAAAGGCCACTCATCTACAGA GTATGTGAAAGGTTATCCCCCTAACTCTCCGTACATTGGGAGCTCGCCCACCTTGTGCCATCTGTTGGCTGAAAAAGCCCCGTTTTGCTGCCTACGTCTGGACCAG GGGTGCAGGCACAACAGCTTCGAGGATGCCAAAGCGTACGGGTTTAAAAACAAGCTCATAATCGTTTCGGCCGAAACAGCAGGGAATGGTCTCTATAACTTCATAGTGCCTCTCAGAGCCTATTACAGACCCAGGAAAGAACTCAACCCTATTGTCTTGCTGTTGGATAACCC GCCTGATAATCACTTCTTGGAGGCCATCTGCTGTTTCCCAATGGTCTACTACATGGCTGGATCCATAGACAA TCTGGACAGCCTGCtccagtgtgggatcatctacGCCGATAACCTGGTCGTTGTGGATAAAGAGAGCACCATGAGCGCCGAGGAAGACTACATGGCCGATGCCAAAACTATTGTCAATGTGCAGACAATGTTCAG GTTGTTTCCCAGTCTCAGTATAATCACAGAGCTTACTCACCCATCCAACATGAGATTCATGCAGTTCAGAGCGAAGGACTGCTACTCATTGGCTCTCTCTAAGTTGGAAAAG AAGGAGCGTGATAAAGGCTCCAACTTGGCCTTCATGTTTCGCCTACCCTTCGCTGCGGGCAGAGTCTTCAGTATCAGCATGCTGGACACCCTCCTCTACCAG TCTTTTGTGAAAGATTACATGATCCTTATTGCAAGACTGCTGCTGGGGCTGGATACCACCCCAGGATCAGGATACCTGTGTGCT ATGAAAGTAAAAGAGGAGGATCTGTGGATTGGCACTTACGGGAGACTGTTCCAGAAGCTCTGCTCTTCTAGTGCTGAAATTCCTATTGGGATCTATCGAActgagtcacacattttctgtacTTCTGAG TCGCAGGTGTCAGTCAGCGTTGATGACTGCGAGGACACAAAGGATAAAGGGGACGAGTCTCGCAACAACGACCCGTCCGATCACCCCCTGCTGAGGAAGAAGAGCATGCAGTGGGCTCGGCGTCTGAGTAAGAAAAGTGTGCGGTGGCAGGGGGCAAGCCGGGATTCGAGCAAAGAAAACGCCCAGCGCATTGCCCAGCAGCGCCTCAACCTCTACAGGCGCTCTGAGAGGGAAGAGCTGTCAGAACTGGTCCGCAACCGCATGAGGCACCTGGGCCTCCCCACATCTGGATATG ATGACCTGACAAATCTGACAGCCAGTGATGTCATGAACAGAGTTAATCTGGGTTACCTACAAG atgAACAGAACGATCACCAAAATACTCTCTCCTATGTTCTTATTAACCCATCTCCTGACACTAGGCTGGAGCTCAACGATGTTGT CTACTTGATTCGTTCGGACCCTCTGGCTCACGTCCCCGAGGAGCCTCCTGTccacagcagcagcctgaaagAGAGACATGAGTCCAGCATGGACACCAGAGAGGACACCCAGCTCTGA
- the kcnt1a gene encoding potassium channel subfamily T member 2 isoform X2, whose protein sequence is MQLIQEDDFAKGDSTPTTAALQSDGSAGSPAKMCSECYVNQSFVNDDGSVNDHKPRSSPAPLQTKNSSRSTGVILDISTLKMEQLESEVPPLPPRFRFRDLLLGDQSFPNDDRVQVEFYVNENTFKERLKLFFIKNQRSSLRIRVFNFSLKLLTCLLYIIRVMTDNPAQSAGASHSAAQQNAPSGNNKCVDCQWNGSVQDREINWELIFWVDRKVPVWAIQVIVAIISFLETMLLMYLSYKGNIWEQIFQVSFLLEMINTVPFIITIFWPSIRNIFIPVFLNCWLAKCALENMINDVHRAIQRTNSAMFNQVLILICTLLCLVFTGTCGIQHLERAGKNLSLFTSFYFCIVTFSTVGFGDVTPRIWPSQLLVVIMICVALVVLPLQFEELIYLWMERQKSGGNYSRHRAQTEKHVVLCVSALKIDLLMDFLNEFYAHPRLQDYYVVILCPTEMDLQVRRVLQIPLWSQRVIYLQGSVLKDQDLLRAKMDDAEACFILSSRNEVDRMAADHQTILRAWAVKDFAPNCPLYVQILKPENKFHVKFADHVVCEEEFKYAMLALNCVCPATSTLVTLLVHTSRGREGQQSPEQWQRMYGCCSGNEVYHIKVCDSKFFGEYNGKSFTYASFHAHKKYGVCLIGIKREDNKSILLNPGPRHIMASTDTCYYINITKEENSAFIFNQEEKKGGPAGGLFDGPSQLPVHSIIASMGTVAMDLQNTTPPDASVGKLVPPTVNGAGSRRPSIAPVQELADSASILPCDLLSDQSEDDSVFTDEKGHSSTEYVKGYPPNSPYIGSSPTLCHLLAEKAPFCCLRLDQGCRHNSFEDAKAYGFKNKLIIVSAETAGNGLYNFIVPLRAYYRPRKELNPIVLLLDNPPDNHFLEAICCFPMVYYMAGSIDNLDSLLQCGIIYADNLVVVDKESTMSAEEDYMADAKTIVNVQTMFRLFPSLSIITELTHPSNMRFMQFRAKDCYSLALSKLEKKERDKGSNLAFMFRLPFAAGRVFSISMLDTLLYQSFVKDYMILIARLLLGLDTTPGSGYLCAMKVKEEDLWIGTYGRLFQKLCSSSAEIPIGIYRTESHIFCTSESQVSVSVDDCEDTKDKGDESRNNDPSDHPLLRKKSMQWARRLSKKSVRWQGASRDSSKENAQRIAQQRLNLYRRSEREELSELVRNRMRHLGLPTSGYDDLTNLTASDVMNRVNLGYLQDEQNDHQNTLSYVLINPSPDTRLELNDVVYLIRSDPLAHVPEEPPVHSSSLKERHESSMDTREDTQL, encoded by the exons ATGCAATTAATCCAGGAAGACGACTTCGCCAAGGGAGACTCAACGCCGACCACCGCAGCACTCCAGTCCGACGGCAGCGCCGGATCTCCGGCCAAAATGTGCAGTGAATGTTACGTGAATCAGTCATTTGTGAACGATGACGGGAGCGTGAACGACCACAAGCCACG CTCATCCCCAGCCCCACTCCAGACCAAAAACAGCAGCCGCAGTACTGGGGTTATCTTAGACATCTCTACCCTCAAGATGGAGCAGCTAGAGAGCGAGGTGCCTCCTCTGCCGCCCCGTTTCCGCTTCAGAGACCTTCTTCTTGGGGACCAGAGCTTCCCGAATGATGACAG GGTGCAGGTAGAGTTTTATGTGAATGAAAACACCTTCAAGGAGCGCCTGAAGCTTTTCTTCATCAAAAATCAAAGATCAA GCCTCAGGATTCGTGTGTTCAACTTCTCCCTGAAGCTGCTCACCTGTCTGCTGTACATCATCAGAGTGATGACAGACAACCCCGCTCAGAGCGCAGGCGCCAGCCACAGCGCCGCGCAGCAAAACGCTCCCAGTGGCAACAACAAAtg TGTCGACTGTCAGTGGAACGGTTCAGTGCAGGACAGAGAAATTAACTG GGAGTTGATCTTCTGGGTGGATAGGAAGGTTCCTGTCTGGGCCATTCAA GTGATTGTGGCCATCATTAGTTTCCTGGAGACTATGTTACTAATGTATCTGAGTTACAAG gGGAACATTTGGGAGCAGATATTCCAGGTGTCCTTTCTTCTGGAGATGATCAACACAGTTCCCTTCATCATTACG ATTTTCTGGCCCTCGATAAGGAACATTTTCATTCCTGTGTTTCTCAACTGCTGGCTGGCCAAATGTGCTTTGGAGAATATGATC AACGATGTCCATCGAGCGATCCAGAGGACCAACTCAGCCATGTTTAACCAGGTCCTCATTCTGATCTGCACCCTGCTCTGCCTCGTCTTCACTGG CACGTGTGGGATTCAGCACCTGGAACGAGCAGGCAAAAACCTCTCCCTCTTCACTTCGTTCTACTTCTGCATTGTCACCTTCTCCACTGTGGGCTTCGGAGATGTGACTCCCCGCATATGGCCTTCCCAGTTACTGGTAGTCATCATGATCTGCGTGGCCCTGGTGGTGCTGCCTCTTCAG TTTGAAGAGCTGATCTACCTGTGGATGGAGAGACAGAAGTCTGGGGGGAATTACAGCCGCCACAGagcacagacagagaaacaTGTTGTGCTGTGTGTCAGCGCACTCAAAATAGACCTGCTCATGGATTTTCTCAATGAATTCTACGCTCATCCACGACTGCAG GATTACTATGTGGTGATCCTGTGCCCAACTGAAATGGACCTCCAGGTGCGAAGGGTGCTGCAGATCCCTCTGTGGTCTCAAAGAGTCATCTATCTGCAAGGGTCTGTCCTCAAAGATCAGGATCTGCTTAGAGCCAA AATGGATGATGCAGAGGCTTGTTTCATATTGAGCAGTCGTAACGAGGTGGATCGCATGGCTGCG GACCATCAGACCATCCTAAGAGCTTGGGCAGTGAAAGACTTTGCTCCAAATTGTCCCCTATATGTCCAGATACTCAAACCTGAAAATAAGTTCCATGTTAAATTCGCAG ATCATGTTGTTTGCGAGGAAGAGTTCAAGTACGCCATGCTGGCTCTCAACTGTGTTTGCCCTGCCACCTCCACTTTGGTCACACTCCTTGTACACACTTCCCGTGGACG AGAAGGACAGCAATCCCCGGAGCAGTGGCAGAGGATGTATGGATGTTGCTCCGGCAACGAGGTCTACCACATCAAAGTGTGTGACAGCAAGTTCTTTGGAGAGTACAATGGCAAAAGCTTCACATATGCCTCCTTTCATGCTCACAAGAA GTATGGTGTTTGTCTGATTGGTATAAAGAGGGAAGACAACAAGAGCATCCTGTTAAACCCTGGGCCACGCCACATCATGGCTTCTACAGACACCTGCTACTACATCAACATCACCAAGGAGGAAAACTCAGCCTTCATCTTCAACCAGGAGGAGAAGAAGGGTGGTCCTGCTGGGGGACTCTTTGATGGGCCTTCACAGCTTCCTGTCCACAGCATCATTGCCAGCATGg GTACGGTTGCCATGGATCTTCAGAATACAACCCCTCCTGACGCTTCAGTAGGTAAACTGGTCCCACCTACAGTAAATGGAGCTGGAAGCCGTAGGCCGAGCATTGCTCCGGTTCAGGAATTAGCAGACTCTGCCTCAATCTTGCCATGTGATCTGctaagtgaccaatcagaagatGACTCAGTCTTCACAGATGAAAAAGGCCACTCATCTACAGA GTATGTGAAAGGTTATCCCCCTAACTCTCCGTACATTGGGAGCTCGCCCACCTTGTGCCATCTGTTGGCTGAAAAAGCCCCGTTTTGCTGCCTACGTCTGGACCAG GGGTGCAGGCACAACAGCTTCGAGGATGCCAAAGCGTACGGGTTTAAAAACAAGCTCATAATCGTTTCGGCCGAAACAGCAGGGAATGGTCTCTATAACTTCATAGTGCCTCTCAGAGCCTATTACAGACCCAGGAAAGAACTCAACCCTATTGTCTTGCTGTTGGATAACCC GCCTGATAATCACTTCTTGGAGGCCATCTGCTGTTTCCCAATGGTCTACTACATGGCTGGATCCATAGACAA TCTGGACAGCCTGCtccagtgtgggatcatctacGCCGATAACCTGGTCGTTGTGGATAAAGAGAGCACCATGAGCGCCGAGGAAGACTACATGGCCGATGCCAAAACTATTGTCAATGTGCAGACAATGTTCAG GTTGTTTCCCAGTCTCAGTATAATCACAGAGCTTACTCACCCATCCAACATGAGATTCATGCAGTTCAGAGCGAAGGACTGCTACTCATTGGCTCTCTCTAAGTTGGAAAAG AAGGAGCGTGATAAAGGCTCCAACTTGGCCTTCATGTTTCGCCTACCCTTCGCTGCGGGCAGAGTCTTCAGTATCAGCATGCTGGACACCCTCCTCTACCAG TCTTTTGTGAAAGATTACATGATCCTTATTGCAAGACTGCTGCTGGGGCTGGATACCACCCCAGGATCAGGATACCTGTGTGCT ATGAAAGTAAAAGAGGAGGATCTGTGGATTGGCACTTACGGGAGACTGTTCCAGAAGCTCTGCTCTTCTAGTGCTGAAATTCCTATTGGGATCTATCGAActgagtcacacattttctgtacTTCTGAG TCGCAGGTGTCAGTCAGCGTTGATGACTGCGAGGACACAAAGGATAAAGGGGACGAGTCTCGCAACAACGACCCGTCCGATCACCCCCTGCTGAGGAAGAAGAGCATGCAGTGGGCTCGGCGTCTGAGTAAGAAAAGTGTGCGGTGGCAGGGGGCAAGCCGGGATTCGAGCAAAGAAAACGCCCAGCGCATTGCCCAGCAGCGCCTCAACCTCTACAGGCGCTCTGAGAGGGAAGAGCTGTCAGAACTGGTCCGCAACCGCATGAGGCACCTGGGCCTCCCCACATCTGGATATG ATGACCTGACAAATCTGACAGCCAGTGATGTCATGAACAGAGTTAATCTGGGTTACCTACAAG atgAACAGAACGATCACCAAAATACTCTCTCCTATGTTCTTATTAACCCATCTCCTGACACTAGGCTGGAGCTCAACGATGTTGT CTACTTGATTCGTTCGGACCCTCTGGCTCACGTCCCCGAGGAGCCTCCTGTccacagcagcagcctgaaagAGAGACATGAGTCCAGCATGGACACCAGAGAGGACACCCAGCTCTGA